CACTGGTTGCGGCGGTCAAGGATTTCCAGGCCCGAGGCCGTGGCATCAATCAGCAGCGTGATGAGGTTGATATCCTCATGCGCTCCGGCGCGAATGCTGGAGGGATCACGATCCGCAGGGACGGGCGGATAATGAATGAGGCGCAGGATGGAATTCCCATCAATCGCGGTATCACGGATCAAAGACTTTTCCTCACCGATATAAATCGCGCAGGCTTCCAGGATGGAAAAAGCCGCGGATTCCAGGCGACGGTAGACGTCCACCATCACCCTTTGAAAATCCTTCAGCTCCTTGGGCCAGACGTTCGGCGGATAACCGGCCGAACGCGGATGCTCAGCGGAAAGTTCCTGACCCACATGCCAGAATTCTTTCAAATCGGGAGCCTTCGAATCCTTCGCGTGTTCTTTGCCGAACGAGGTGTAGCCACGCTGGCCTTTGAGGCCCGGCACTTCATAGGATTTTTTGATGGCTTCAGGGAGCTCGAAGAGTTCAGCAGTCTGAGCATAGGTATCGCGGATCAAATCAGGACTGACGGTGTGATTGGTCAGGGCGAAGAAACCCACTTCCCGCAAGGCGTTGCCGACGCCTTTAATGAACTGGTCTTTCTGCTCCGCTGTGCCATGCACATAGTCATGAAGATCGACGACAGGGATCGAGTAATGCGAACTCATGGAACTCTCCTCATCGAGGTCTAAAAAAAGATGCTGTAACGGTGGCTCATGACTAACAAAAGCCACAGAGGACTGCAAAGTCCATCTTTCGCTAAAGCATATCCAAAATTTCGAAGGGGGTGAAATGAGAAAGGCGCTGTTTTTACAGCGCCTCGGGTGGTTTAGCGAGCGGCTTCATGAGCCGCGGACTTCCGCGCTGTTTTCATCGGACTGTCAGGACCGTTCCGATAATCATAATAAGCCATTATGGATTCGGCTGCGAGGTTGGTGGCCTTGAATTTCCAGAGGTTTTCCAGCATCACCACGGCCGCCACAGCTATTTCAGGATCTTCCAGGGGATAGATGCCGGCGAACCAGGTCGTCAAACCCTGGGGATGATTGCCGGTCAGCGTGCCTGTTTTTCCGCCG
This is a stretch of genomic DNA from Oligoflexus sp.. It encodes these proteins:
- a CDS encoding isopenicillin N synthase family dioxygenase translates to MSSHYSIPVVDLHDYVHGTAEQKDQFIKGVGNALREVGFFALTNHTVSPDLIRDTYAQTAELFELPEAIKKSYEVPGLKGQRGYTSFGKEHAKDSKAPDLKEFWHVGQELSAEHPRSAGYPPNVWPKELKDFQRVMVDVYRRLESAAFSILEACAIYIGEEKSLIRDTAIDGNSILRLIHYPPVPADRDPSSIRAGAHEDINLITLLIDATASGLEILDRRNQWVPVVTPKGCIIVDAGDMLQNLTNGFFKSTTHRVVNPDNSRERRYSAPFFVHARGEVPLNPLASCIKATGGKQTYPNITADAYLMQRLKEIGLA